Sequence from the Onthophagus taurus isolate NC unplaced genomic scaffold, IU_Otau_3.0 ScKx7SY_15, whole genome shotgun sequence genome:
ctgtcaaaacacaaaatatattcacctgaaaaaaatgtttgatgtacacctcccaaaataagagaaattgctcagagtcaatgtcctcatcattgtggaccttgtattcgatgctaagaacgtgtttaaatatccatagacaaaaattgtcacattgacaactagaaaaattaatgacccaatgttaccaacttgaactggttccataaaatgttactaaaatctcattacagcatcggatgctgtaaggagtctcattacagcacccgtttgagtactgttatagcttccattaccgtagcgaattacaaaaagttcTTTACTTAGCCATCAGAAATAAGTTTTGTTGTATATGTGCAAGAGACAAAAATAAAGAGCacatttgttacaaaaactataGTGGAAGTTCTACGGGAATGGAAGCTGATGGTTTGGTAGAGGGCTTCCGTAAGAGCGAAGAATTGTATGGGGTGCGATTTGCAACCCTTATTGCTGATGGAGATAGCAGTACATACAAACGTATATTGAATGCTAGACCTTATAAAAACCTGACGGTACAAAAGATAGAATGTTCCAATCATCTTCTGCGACATTTTTGTAACAAACTAACTGCATTATCGAAAGATACAAGATTTCCTATAAAGTatagaaaatttgttacaaaaaacattttacgaTTCCGAAAAGCGATTAACGGTGCAGTCGAGTTCAGAAAGCAAGAAAGAAATGAAAGTGCGgtgtatttattaaagaaagatATCGATAATTCGCTAAATCATATATTTGGTAATCATGCGATGTGTGATACGTATTTCTGTAAACCAAAAAATGAATATGACTACATTTCAGAAATCAAAACGCAGTGTCCTGAATTATATTGTCGCCTGAATGAAATTATATCCTCAATTTCAAACCATAGCAGGAGCTTACTAGAAAAAGTCAACAGCAACATAGTTGAGCAATTTCATGcaataattgcaaaattcgttGGAGGCAAACGAATAAACTTTTCACAAAAACGGTCGTATCAAACTCGTCGTCAAGGCGCAGTGATATCATTTAATTCAAACCGAATTCATTCGCTTGTTAGTAAAACACATCCATTTGcgcataaaaacttaaatgtaGAAAACCTGGAAAAAAGAAGGAGAAGATCAAGAGAAAACGCAAAGAAACTAAAACTTATGGGTAAAAAAAAGACAAAGTTGCAGAAATCGCAAATTGATGATGAAGATTACGGAGATAACAGCTTGAAACCTGACCTAGATACCGACATTTTAGAGCAAGAAATAAACAAGTTcctaaaaaatatggaaagaACTTCAACTCAACGGGAATACTTGGAAAGGAATTCTACTTTACAAGCAGAAAGTGGTTACTGGCTCGAAGAAAGAAGGAAATTATTAACTGCATCAAATTTTTACCCTGTATGTATTAGAAAAGATACGACATTATGCGCTAATTTGGTAAAAcgtattttatattattgtgGTACGGCAATTAAATCCAAAGCAGTGCAACATGGAAGAAATAATGAGGGTATAGCATTGAGGCAACTAGAAGTAcaagaaaatgtcaaaattaagaaatgtggTTTGTTTGTAGATTCACAGTACTGCTTTTTAGGAGCCACACCTGACGGTTTAGTCGGAGATGATCTAGTTGTGGAAGTGAAGTGTCCTTTCTCTGCATACAAAACGTGCCCCGAAGAAGCAAtcaaacagaaaaaaattaacttttggaCTTTCAATGCAACATCGAATACCTTTGATATCAACAAAAAGGATAAATGGTTTTACCAAATTCAAGGTCAATTACAAATTACAGGGAGAAAAGGATGTTTATTTGCAATTTGGACAGGACACAACATTCCCATGAAAGTAGCATACATTCGTAGAGATAAACAGTTTTGGAGAACaaatatggaaattaaattactaagattttataaagaatATATGTTACCAGAATTAGTTGATCCACGGCATACTCGTCACCTACCAATTCGCGaaccaaattttataaaagcaGCGCAGATAAATCGAAAACGACCACACAATCAGTAACAGTATAAAAGAACTACAATGATATCGAAAATTACTTCTTTCAATGAAATCTATACCGGGATAGTACAAATAGGCCCGGAACAGTTTCATACAAAATACTTCCTTTTCTTTGAATGGAATACccagtaattttttaatatttttgttgcaatttctgaAAGGAGTTTTTatgttgtattcaaaaatgaaaaaaattattgggATCCTCTctaaaaaaatgacattttcgGCCAAGAACGGtagcgaaaaaaaaaatttgaatgttGTAATAAATTCGTCATTtactatacatatattattaaaaaaaatacgatATTTGACCATTCCGGGAGTTTGTACCAACCATATAGAAAAGATAATTTCTCactttttatatttagatatcatgataataaaactaataaaacttctttttttattttaccctACATCAAACGTTTGTTTACCTCTTACAGTTACAATCCACAAGGTTTTAAACCCGTTGCGCGGCGTTCTTTGTAAGAACAATCAGACACCGGCTAgccgttttttttattacagtcGTCTTCTACGAATAACTACTGATATCTTATTGGCCAACAATATCCTTTTACGCGTGGAAGCAGGACTCTTAAGAGTGTGTTTTTGTGCAAAATGTCTCGGTTTCTCACAAAAAGGAAATTAGATGCTTCTctagaagaaattgttaatgaACTGGAAATAGAGAGAAAGGGAGGTAATtcttatattattttgttgtggtttaaaatttatttttattcgatATTGACTTTAGCCGTCGTGGATGCTGTTTATATTCCTCCTCCGGTTGACTACCTAACAGATGAGGAGTGTATAGACGACGAAAATTTAACGTCTATGAATTGTCCTCAGGACATAGACATCGCCGGTACTTACGAGGTACAAGTACCCAATGCAGACGAATACAATTCCTCAGACGATGAGTTCCTCGCGGTGAAACAACGCCGTCTTATgaaggaaaaagaaaatagatttgatataaaatggaaaaaaagtcAGATCGATTACACACACTCCGCATTATCAATCGAATCTTTAGATGATGTTCTTCAAGAAAAACTTGTGGAAAAGACGCCtttggaattattttttttatatttcgatGATGAAAtgctaaatttaattattaacttttctttaaaatacgCACACGACAATAATCGACCAAACTTTCGTTTAGACAaagaacaattattaaaatttttagatattgtTTTACTTTCTGGATATCACACATTACCAACAATTCCTATGTTTTGGTCTAATGAAGAAGAATACATTTGAAGGGTACAGGGAATAAATGAGCTAagtcaaaatacaaaataatctaGGAAATCGTGTTAAAAGTTTCAGACTGTATAAGTTCGCctgtaaaagtaattttaaatataacggCAAATTTGATTGCGGTTGCATAACGTTGATAATACTCAAAATTACTCAGTAACACCACCAAAAGCTGGGAATAAAACAGCTTAGTCCAAGCGTCAAcagttttataatattttattaaataatgaaacaagaaaacattcatttaaaacattcattTATGGGGTATTGACGAATAAAAGTTTGCTGCCTCAGGTCCACAAAACTGGGCTAGATGCTGTAAATCTTGGAATTTCTCTTTGGAAATCTGTATTAAATCTGAAATTTTTCGTAAATATAGAGTAATATTTAGCGTAACATTATACTAAACATACCTCTATAGCAGGGCTTCTTAAACTTTTTTCATTCACGACCCCATTTATGATTGCTAATTTTCTGGCGACCccatataaatataaaagaaagataaataaatattttttgatgatttatttattaggtAACAATATACATATGAAAATATATAGTTTTGAAATTCGTTTAGAAACATTAGAAATTAAAAGGGATATCTGACCGTCTTAGTTCGCTCGAATATATTCGAACAAAGTCGTTGAGTGgtaagtattaaattaaaattaaaggaaaaaattcAATGAGATGGATGTGCCTGTTTTTTATTGCATAACAAAGTAATTCGTGGTGGAATGTTTGACACTGCTGGACGTAAGACctcttcaacattttttagcGATGAACGATATTGGGATTTAATATGTGTTAAAGCTGAGAAAGTAACTTCACATAAATATGTGGTGTTGAATGGCAGAAGAACATTTAACGCCATATCAGCGATTGTGGGAAATTCGGTTCTAGTTCCGATCCAGAATTCAGTCAAGggctttttttggaaattgtaGTTTTAAGTTTGAGTCACTCGAAAGCTCAGCAAATTCCTCTTGAGCTTTAAGTGGCAGGTGATCAATCTCACTTAAGCCAATCCAAAACGGCTTTTGAATCCAAGCTACCTTTTtgaaatcaatatttaatataaaatatgtacgGAACTGTGTTTCTAGAGCTTTTAAGTGatctacaataatttttgcaataaaagttTTACAATGATTTTTCTCGATTATAAAATTGTCGACACTAGAAAACATTTCGAACGAATTTTTTTCTACCCTACTTTTCCAAATGttgatctttttaataaaactttcaattttatcattcGAAGTAAATATATCGCAATTTTTTCCTTGAAGAGACAAGTTGAGGTTGTTTAATTTCGCAAAGATATCTGACAAATAACACAGCTTGGATAGCCATCagtcattttgaaaaaaagcaGCAAGTTCACATTTTCGTTcggttaaaaatatttcgatttcgtcctttaataacattaatcttcTTAAACTTTGACCTCTTGACAACCATCTTACTTCTGcatgtaataataaagttgTGTAGTTGGAATCCGTATCCTTACAGAGATTTGAAAATAAGCGGCTGTTAAGGGCATGGCTcttaataaaacttataatCTTAACAGCATCCTGAAGTACATCGTTCAATACTGGTGCTATTTTTTTTGCTGCAAGGGCCTCTCGGTGAATAAGGCAGTGAGTAAAAGTTATATGATCATAATGAGCAGcttgaaaaaatgat
This genomic interval carries:
- the LOC139432425 gene encoding piggyBac transposable element-derived protein 2-like gives rise to the protein MSRFLTKRKLDASLEEIVNELEIERKGAVVDAVYIPPPVDYLTDEECIDDENLTSMNCPQDIDIAGTYEVQVPNADEYNSSDDEFLAVKQRRLMKEKENRFDIKWKKSQIDYTHSALSIESLDDVLQEKLVEKTPLELFFLYFDDEMLNLIINFSLKYAHDNNRPNFRLDKEQLLKFLDIVLLSGYHTLPTIPMFWSNEEEYI
- the LOC111422121 gene encoding uncharacterized protein, which codes for MEEVFSVLNIPFMSSKLYLKCQNQIAETWESVAFKVMKEAAMEEAEYARQNGMIDSDGTPLVTVVADGCWSKRSYRQNYNALSGAAAIVGQKYGNILYLAIRNKFCCICARDKNKEHICYKNYSGSSTGMEADGLVEGFRKSEELYGVRFATLIADGDSSTYKRILNARPYKNLTVQKIECSNHLLRHFCNKLTALSKDTRFPIKYRKFVTKNILRFRKAINGAVEFRKQERNESAVYLLKKDIDNSLNHIFGNHAMCDTYFCKPKNEYDYISEIKTQCPELYCRLNEIISSISNHSRSLLEKVNSNIVEQFHAIIAKFVGGKRINFSQKRSYQTRRQGAVISFNSNRIHSLVSKTHPFAHKNLNVENLEKRRRRSRENAKKLKLMGKKKTKLQKSQIDDEDYGDNSLKPDLDTDILEQEINKFLKNMERTSTQREYLERNSTLQAESGYWLEERRKLLTASNFYPVCIRKDTTLCANLVKRILYYCGTAIKSKAVQHGRNNEGIALRQLEVQENVKIKKCGLFVDSQYCFLGATPDGLVGDDLVVEVKCPFSAYKTCPEEAIKQKKINFWTFNATSNTFDINKKDKWFYQIQGQLQITGRKGCLFAIWTGHNIPMKVAYIRRDKQFWRTNMEIKLLRFYKEYMLPELVDPRHTRHLPIREPNFIKAAQINRKRPHNQ